DNA sequence from the Betaproteobacteria bacterium genome:
CTGTCACGGCCTTACCGCGATCGAGATGCGCAGCGGCCAGATGCGGCAGTTCCAGGCGAAGGCGGTGCTCATCTGTGCCGGCGGCGCCGGGCGCATCTTCCCGTTCACCACCAACGGCGCGATCAAGACCGGCGACGGCATGGCGCTCGCCTACCGCGCAGGGGTCGCGCTCAAGGACATGGAGTTCGTGCAGTACCACCCGACGGGGTTGCCGAACACCGGCATCCTGCTCACGGAGGGGTGTCGCGGGGAAGGGGGCATCCTCGTCAACAAGAACGGCTATCGCTACCTTCAGGACTATGGCATGGGGCCGGAGACACCGGTCGGCAAACCGGTGCTGAAGACGATGGAGCTGGGGCCGCGCGATCGCCTGAGCCAGGCGTTCTGGCACGAGCAGCAGAAGGGGAACACGGTGAGCACGCCGTGGGGCGACTGTGTGCTGCTCGACATGCGCCACCTCGGCGAAAAGAAGATCAACGAACGCCTGCCGTTCGTGCGCGATCTCTCGATCAGCTATCTCGGCGTCGATCCGGTGAGCGACCCGGTGCCGATCCGCCCGGTCGTCCACTACATGATGGGCGGCATCCACACCGACATCGATGCCGCGACGTCGCTGCCGGGGCTCTTCGCCGCCGGTGAATGCGCGTGCGTCAGCATCAACGGTGCAAATCGGCTGGGATCGAACTCGCTGACGGAGCTTCTGGTGTTCGGGCGCCGTGCGGCGCTCTCCGCGATCGCCTACATCAAGTCCGGCGCCGCGGCAGCGAAGGAAGCCGCGCTCGCGGCGAAGGCCAACGAGGCGCAGGGTCGTATCCGCGCGCTCTTCCAGAAGTCGAACGGCACCGAGTCGATTTCCGGTCTGCGCCGGGAGATGAACAGCACCATGGAAGCCGGTGCCGGCATCTACCGCACGCACGAAGGACTCGCGGAAACCTGCGAGAAGATGTCGGAGCTGCGCGGCCGCTACGCCGGCATCGAGTTGCACGACAAGACCAATGTCTACAACACCGACCTGCTGTCGGCGCTGGAACTCGGCGCGATGCTCGACTGCGCAGAGGCCGTCGCGCTCGGCGCGCTGAAGCGCACCGAATCGCGCGGCGCACACCAGCGGCTCGATTTCACGGCTCGCGACGACACCAACTTCCTGCGCCACACGCTCGCTTATTACGATCCAAAGGAGCCGCCCCGCATCGATTATCTCGATGTCGTGATCACCAAGTCGAAACCCGGTGTGCGCGATTACTCTGGAGGCAAGAAATGAGTGAGACTCAGCGAGAGCGTGAACGCCAAGTCCGGTTGGAGGTGCTGCGCTACAACCCGGAGACGGACAGCGAGCCGCACTTCAAGACCTATACCGTGCCGTGCCTGAACGAGTGGGTGGTGCTCGACGCACTCAACTACGTCAAGGACAACCTCGATCCCACCGTCGCCTATCGCTGGTCCTGCCACATGGCGGTCTGTGGCAGCTGCGGCATGATGATCAACGGCGAGCCGAAGCTCGCGTGCAAGGCGTTCATCCGCGAGTACACCGACGACATCCGCGTCGAACCGCTCGTGCATTTCCCCATCGAGCGCGATCTGGTGACGGTGATCGACGACTTCATCGAGAAGTTGACGCGGGTCAAGCCCTTCATCATCCCCAAGGAGCAGAAGCCGGTCAGCGCGGGGGAGTACAAGCAGACCCCGGCCGAGCTCAAGACTTTCAAGCAGTACACGCTGTGCATCAACTGCATGCTCTGTTACGCGGCCTGTCCCGAGTACGGTCTGGTGCCGGAGTTCGTGGGGCCGGCGGCGATCGCGCTGGCGCACCGCTACAACCAGGATTCGCGCGACGGCGGGCGCGATGAGCGGCAGGAGGTGCTCGCCGCGCACGAGGGCGTGTGGGAGTGCTCCTTCGTCGGCGCCTGCTCCGAGGTCTGTCCGAAGCACGTCGATCCGGCGAGCGCGTTGCAGCAGGTGAAGGTCGCGAGCACCGTCGACTGGTACAAGGAACATCTGATGCCGTGGGTGAAGAAATGAGCCGCAAACCGTATGTCCGTGAAGTGCCCAAGACCACTTGGTATTTTCGGCAGGCGCGCTACATGCGCTACATGGCGCGCGAGGTCACCTGCATCTTCATCGGTGCCTACACGCTGCTCCTGGTGGTGGCGCTGAAGCACCTGTCGGAGGGGCAGGCCTCGTACGAAGCGTTTCTGGAAGGGCTGCGCAACCCGGTGTGCATCCTCTTCCACCTGGTTGCACTCGCTTTCGCGCTCTACCACACGTTCACCTGGTTCAACGTCACCCCGCAGGCGATGCCGATCCAGCACGGCGAGGAGTTCGTTCCCGGCAGCATCGTCCTCGGGGTGCACTATGGCGGATGGATAGTGCTGTCGCTGGCGGTGCTGTTTCTCGCGGGAGTGTTCTGATCATGGCCAAGTCGAACAAACCGATCGTCTGGGGGCTGTTCGCCGGTGGCGGTCAGGTGACGGCGTTCATCACGCCGGTGCTGATCGTCCTCACCCTGCTCGCTGCCCTCGGTCACGTGCCGCAGATGCTGACCTACGACAAGCTGCACGCCTTCGCGGCGCACTGGTTCGGGAAGCTCTGCCTCTTCGGCGTGATCTTCCTCTCGCTCTGGCACGCGGCGCACCGGCTGCGCGTCACCATGCATGACTTCGGCGTGCGCGCCGACACCCTGGTGGCGATCGTGGTGTACCTGATCGCCGCATTGGGCACGATCGCGACAATCGTCTATCTGTTGCGCATCTGAGAAGCGTTGCCGCCGTTCGCGACGAATCCGCGCATACGGCGGGCGCCGTGGACGGCGACAGGCGATTGAATCCTGCTTGTCGGCTGGCCGGCCGGTTGGCGGAAAGGCGGACTGTTGCGCATGCCTGCCGGCTGGGTGAGGTTGCGTGCTGGCTCCGGTTTTGACGATGGGACCGTTCGAGTGAGAACCATGCCGGGAAAGAGACGAGTCATGCCCACACCCTTCGAATTCGCGCCGGAAGCAATCGCCAGCAGAGGCGACGCGGGAACTGCGCCCGCCCACCACCCTCTGGACGATCGAGCCGTCTTGCGGGAAGCACTCGGGGAGGACGGTTCGCACGAGCACACGGCTGCGCCATCCGAGGCGTTGCGACTGTCGCAAACGGTGCCGCTGCCCGCCTACCTGGCCGATACCTACTGGTGGGCTTATCTGCATCCGGCGGGCGTGCGCGTCTTCGAGCGGCAATGGCTCGTCAACCTCATCCTCTGGGGGAATTTTGCACGGTTGCGCGACGGTGCCCTGCAGGAGATCGGCGGGCGCATCGACGGCCGCGTGCTGCAGATTGCCTGCGTCTACGGCAATTTCACCGAGCACATGGCGCAGCGGCTCGGACCGGTCGGCCGGATCGACGTCGTCGACGTGGCGCCGGTGCAGCTGCGAAACCTGAGCGCGAAGCTGCGCGGTGATCCCCGTGTTTCGCTGCACCACCAGGATTCGACCGATCTCGCCTTCGCCGACGAGAGCTACGACCATGTCGTCGTCTTCTTCCTGCTGCACGAACAGCCGGAGCGCGCCCGTGCCCGCACGGTCGCCCAGGCGCTGCGCGTGGTGCGGCCGGGTGGCAAGGTGATCTTCGTCGACTACCATCGGCCGGCGCCCGCCAATCCGTTTCGCTACGTGATGGTGCCCATCCTGAAGACGCTCGAACCCTTCGCCATGGATCTCTGGCGGAAGGAAGTGACCGATTGGCTCCCCGCCGACGTGCGTCCGTCCTCGGTGGAGAAGGAGACGTACTTCGGCGGCCTTTACCAGAAGGTCGTCATCACGGTCTGACCCAAGCCGGCTAGCGCAAATTGCCCGTGTGCCCGAGCGAGTATCTGCCGGGCTGCGGCCATACCGTGAGTCCGTGCGGCTCCTTGCCCACGCGAATAATCGTCACCTCGCCAGTACGCGTGTCGAAGGCATAGACCGATCGGTCGAACCGGCCCGAGAGCCAGAGATAGTGGCCGTCTGCGGTGACGTTGCCCATGTCCGGGCTGCCACCACCCGGGACC
Encoded proteins:
- the frdA gene encoding fumarate reductase (quinol) flavoprotein subunit; this translates as IALAETDPKLTIALISKVYPMRSHTCAAEGGAAGVIKPDDSLDLHFNDTVGGGDWLCDQDAVEYFINEAPKELIQLEHWGCPWSREPDGSVAVRPFGGMKIKRTWFAADKSGFHILHTLFQTSLQFPSIQRFDEYLATDLLVDEGRCHGLTAIEMRSGQMRQFQAKAVLICAGGAGRIFPFTTNGAIKTGDGMALAYRAGVALKDMEFVQYHPTGLPNTGILLTEGCRGEGGILVNKNGYRYLQDYGMGPETPVGKPVLKTMELGPRDRLSQAFWHEQQKGNTVSTPWGDCVLLDMRHLGEKKINERLPFVRDLSISYLGVDPVSDPVPIRPVVHYMMGGIHTDIDAATSLPGLFAAGECACVSINGANRLGSNSLTELLVFGRRAALSAIAYIKSGAAAAKEAALAAKANEAQGRIRALFQKSNGTESISGLRREMNSTMEAGAGIYRTHEGLAETCEKMSELRGRYAGIELHDKTNVYNTDLLSALELGAMLDCAEAVALGALKRTESRGAHQRLDFTARDDTNFLRHTLAYYDPKEPPRIDYLDVVITKSKPGVRDYSGGKK
- a CDS encoding fumarate reductase subunit C — its product is MSRKPYVREVPKTTWYFRQARYMRYMAREVTCIFIGAYTLLLVVALKHLSEGQASYEAFLEGLRNPVCILFHLVALAFALYHTFTWFNVTPQAMPIQHGEEFVPGSIVLGVHYGGWIVLSLAVLFLAGVF
- the rquA gene encoding rhodoquinone biosynthesis methyltransferase RquA; its protein translation is MPTPFEFAPEAIASRGDAGTAPAHHPLDDRAVLREALGEDGSHEHTAAPSEALRLSQTVPLPAYLADTYWWAYLHPAGVRVFERQWLVNLILWGNFARLRDGALQEIGGRIDGRVLQIACVYGNFTEHMAQRLGPVGRIDVVDVAPVQLRNLSAKLRGDPRVSLHHQDSTDLAFADESYDHVVVFFLLHEQPERARARTVAQALRVVRPGGKVIFVDYHRPAPANPFRYVMVPILKTLEPFAMDLWRKEVTDWLPADVRPSSVEKETYFGGLYQKVVITV
- a CDS encoding fumarate reductase subunit D, which gives rise to MAKSNKPIVWGLFAGGGQVTAFITPVLIVLTLLAALGHVPQMLTYDKLHAFAAHWFGKLCLFGVIFLSLWHAAHRLRVTMHDFGVRADTLVAIVVYLIAALGTIATIVYLLRI
- a CDS encoding succinate dehydrogenase/fumarate reductase iron-sulfur subunit — protein: MSETQRERERQVRLEVLRYNPETDSEPHFKTYTVPCLNEWVVLDALNYVKDNLDPTVAYRWSCHMAVCGSCGMMINGEPKLACKAFIREYTDDIRVEPLVHFPIERDLVTVIDDFIEKLTRVKPFIIPKEQKPVSAGEYKQTPAELKTFKQYTLCINCMLCYAACPEYGLVPEFVGPAAIALAHRYNQDSRDGGRDERQEVLAAHEGVWECSFVGACSEVCPKHVDPASALQQVKVASTVDWYKEHLMPWVKK